One Polypterus senegalus isolate Bchr_013 chromosome 10, ASM1683550v1, whole genome shotgun sequence DNA segment encodes these proteins:
- the csf2rb gene encoding cytokine receptor common subunit beta — MSIFWRPITTLMFLLLASGVCLTSRPEEEVTLIDSLQCYNDYKTATVCSWTETRRQRELFPMNLYHWSNEDDNDEKQSICHPTEPPENISSSLIGWKCKTLSFLYAAGLKDFYVFRPDIPVGEPKPFLLSENVKPKPPRDLQVHMDENGVVTLTWQNDYPSEHPLRGQLQYQVQYKRDFEDWQNAEPIHVPENETQFVIGSERQIKSMNYTARVRSRMKPTGQNLGTWSKWSLPVDWNSKPGTYWDSPNLICTFDGHLSVSCTWEVPKEIASVLKFNLTYQTSSDAQQVCIPEAFGENLEGPVVVFQCEFNVTSASEVVVGLKPEEHVKVIHPYQNIKLPPPQNLSVHLVDNEWVLSWEEDHSELISNKAEFYVHYKKVNEPWEAAVVKSNFNQISNRKTFQMAIPTSKLSPTTEYVAKVRAILGSKNDPNYYSGDWSEWSAECHWKTEPGQDNPLMMIFIMVPIAIFVGAIVLTIMYKKGQSLMMKWGISVPEPQKSKVLTEHFKKISGFHLVSLNTPDKPRISSLQVMDTLQTSLLSPKDMLMTPTSPVLTDDGLYKYFDDFSEPGMVQNIQIAPHDTPGGLVNHKTSQLFSFSGPYILCPRASSLPDVKISPGQNNPDAENGYISALNRVDHHSLLQGNQLSGCKESTGYIESPCPKDYIAETRKISCPCLNSESLLLNSSGRLDHLLNKGNTLQSEQQVRSITCFNYVSSSDLPNLPKEKIGNIDSEKLPVTSCNADVGRQNACITGTLEPRCPILQDNITSHSKSTQETPQDRLVEPNLLFLTAGLNGEKPSEFLSVSCDPEYSTLQMLNSQNCLTEGGAPTTGPIVPVLLKQVGDYCFIPDPSGRDWSSASLPGLSDLANQNFPKFKPTGEQNCGNPYVTLTTVS, encoded by the exons AAAGCAAAGTATTTGCCATCCAACAGAACCTCCTGAGAATATCTCCTCCTCTCTGATTGGTTGGAAGTGCAAAACTCTTTCCTTCTTGTATGCTGCTGGTTTGAaagatttttatgttttcagaCCAGACATTCCAGTTGGAGAACCAAAACCTTTCCTCCTCTCAGAAAATG TAAAGCCCAAACCTCCACGTGACCTGCAAGTCCACATGGATGAGAATGGAGTTGTCACCTTAACTTGGCAGAATGACTACCCATCTGAGCATCCTCTGAGAGGGCAGCTACAATACCAAGTCCAATATAAGAGAGATTTTGAGGATTGGCAG AATGCTGAACCAATTCATGTTCCCGAAAATGAAACCCAATTTGTGATTGGATCAGAGAGACAAATCAAGAGCATGAATTACACAGCTAGAGTGCGATCCCGAATGAAACCCACTGGCCAAAATCTGGGAACCTGGAGCAAGTGGAGCCTCCCAGTGGACTGGAACAGTAAGCCTG GGACCTACTGGGACTCTCCAAATCTCATCTGCACATTTGATGGGCATCTTAGTGTCTCTTGTACCTGGGAGGTCCCAAAAGAAATTGCTTCAGTTTTGAAGTTTAATCTGACGTACCAGACCAGTTCTGATGCTCA GCAAGTGTGCATTCCTGAAGCTTTCGGTGAGAATCTTGAAGGGCCTGTTGTGGTCTTCCAGTGTGAATTCAATGTAACCAGCGCCTCGGAAGTGGTTGTCGGACTGAAACCAGAAGAACATGTCAAAGTAATACATCCATATCAAAATA TCAAGCTGCCCCCACCCCAAAATCTCAGTGTCCATCTTGTTGATAATGAATGGGTGCTCAGCTGGGAGGAAGATCACTCAGAACTTATAAGTAATAAAGCTGAATTTTATGTTCACTATAAAAAAGTCAACGAGCCATGGGAG gcAGCTGTGGTTAAAAGTAATTTCAATCAAATATCAAATAGGAAAACGTTCCAGATGGCTATTCCAACTTCAAAGCTGTCCCCCACTACAGAGTATGTGGCAAAAGTTCGGGCTATATTAGGTTCCAAAAATGATCCAAATTATTATAGCGGGGACTGGAGTGAGTGGAGCGCAGAGTGTCACTGGAAGACAGAACCAG GTCAAGATAATCCACTGATGATGATTTTTATCATGGTGCCAATAGCCATTTTTGTCGGTGCCATTGTGCTAACTATTATGTACAAGAAAGGTCAGAG CTTGATGATGAAGTGGGGCATATCAGTTCCCGAGCCTCAGAAAAGCAAAGTGCTGACGGAGCATTTCAAA AAGATCTCTGGATTTCATCTTGTTTCCTTAAATACCCCAGATAAACCCAGAATCAGCAGCCTGCAGGTCATGGACACTCTTCAAACCTCTTTACTCTCCCC GAAAGATATGCTAATGACTCCCACATCCCCTGTACTGACAGATGATGGCCTATACAAGTACTTTGATGACTTTTCTGAGCCTGGCATGGTTCAGAACATCCAAATAGCTCCACACGACACCCCAGGGGGATTGGTTAACCACAAAACTTCTCAATTGTTCAGTTTCAGTGGCCCCTATATTCTTTGCCCTCGGGCAAGCTCCTTACCTGATGTAAAAATCTCTCCTGGTCAAAACAACCCAGATGCAGAAAATGGTTATATCTCAGCACTGAACCGGGTTGATCATCATTCTTTACTGCAAGGGAACCAACTTTCGGGGTGCAAGGAGTCAACTGGTTACATTGAATCTCCATGCCCTAAAGACTACATCGCTGAAACACGCAAGATAAGCTGCCCTTGCTTGAATTCTGAGTCCTTGTTGTTGAATAGTTCAGGGAGATTGGATCATTTGTTAAACAAAGGCAACACTTTGCAATCAGAGCAGCAAGTGAGGAGTATTACTTGCTTTAATTATGTCAGCAGTTCAGACCTACCGAATCTGCCAAAAGAAAAAATTGGAAACATTGACAGTGAAAAATTGCCAGTTACGAGTTGCAATGCAGATGTAGGAAGACAGAATGCTTGTATCACTGGGACACTGGAGCCCCGATGTCCCATCCTGCAAGACAATATCACAAGTCATTCTAAATCTACTCAGGAGACCCCACAAGATAGACTTGTTGAACCCAACCTACTGTTCCTCACTGCAGGGCTAAATGGGGAGAAACCTTCTGAATTTTTGTCTGTGAGTTGTGACCCTGAATACAGCACCCTGCAAATGCTAAACTCCCAAAACTGTTTGACAGAGGGGGGCGCACCTACCACTGGTCCTATTGTACCTGTTTTACTGAAGCAGGTAGGAGATTATTGTTTCATCCCAGATCCCAGTGGTCGAGATTGGAGCTCGGCATCCCTTCCAGGTCTCTCTGACCTGGCCAATCAAAACTTTCCCAAGTTTAAACCCACAGGAGAACAGAACTGTGGAAATCCTTACGTGACACTTACAACAGTGTCTTAG